GCGGCCGTATCCTGTTCGACGGCGCAAAGGGCATCGATATCGCAACGCCGCAGCGCCGGGTCGGCGTCGTGTTCCAGGAAGGCCGCCTGTTCCCGCACCTGACGGTCCGCCGCAATCTGCTCTACGCGAGAGCGGCCGGACGCAACGGCCGGTTCAGCGGCGTCATCGGCATGCTGGGCCTCGAAGCGCTTCTGGAACGGAAGCCGGCGACCCTTTCGGGCGGCGAACAGCAGCGCGTGGCGATCGGCCGGGCCCTGTTGTCCGAGCCCGACATCCTGCTGATGGACGAACCCCTGGCGTCCCTCGACGCCGCCCGGAAGGCGGAAATCCTGCCCTATATCGAGCGGCTGCGCGACGAGGCCGGCCTGCCCGTCGTCTATGTCAGCCACCAGATCGACGAAGTGGCGCGCCTTGCCGACCGGGTCGTCCTGCTGTCGGACGGATCGGTCGCGGCCACCGGCTCGGTCGACGAGGTCTTCACCCGCCCGGAGCTGATGCCGCTGACAGGCCGGTTCCAGGCCGGCGCCGTACTGGCCGCCCGCGTCGCCGAACAGGACGTCGCCGGCGCGATGAGCCGGCTCGCCATTCCCGGCGGCAGCCTGTGGGTGCCCTCCGTGCCGCTGCCGGTGGGCAGCGCGATCCGGGTGCGGATCCGGGCGCGGGACGTCTCCGTCGCCCTGG
The genomic region above belongs to Rhodospirillaceae bacterium and contains:
- the modC gene encoding molybdenum ABC transporter ATP-binding protein, giving the protein MLDVDARKRLGETALDIRFESAGGVTALFGRSGAGKTSTVQMIAGLMTPDAGRIALGGRILFDGAKGIDIATPQRRVGVVFQEGRLFPHLTVRRNLLYARAAGRNGRFSGVIGMLGLEALLERKPATLSGGEQQRVAIGRALLSEPDILLMDEPLASLDAARKAEILPYIERLRDEAGLPVVYVSHQIDEVARLADRVVLLSDGSVAATGSVDEVFTRPELMPLTGRFQAGAVLAARVAEQDVAGAMSRLAIPGGSLWVPSVPLPVGSAIRVRIRARDVSVALEKPDRVSIRNILPGTVRSVTESDGPFRTVAISIAGETGESRIAATVTANAVRDLELAPGVDVFALIKSVAMDRRSMALPPRDEIVT